A genomic stretch from Caulobacter sp. FWC2 includes:
- the glpK gene encoding glycerol kinase GlpK has product MTQDLILALDQGTTSTRAILFDRAGQSLGEASRPLRQSYPHDGWVEHDAEEIYAACVAVLREVAETSGRADAIAAIGITNQRETVVVWDRATGRPIHPAVVWQDRRTAEVCATLKTAGHEPRVTEVTGLLLDPYFSATKIAWILDRVPGARARAEAGGLLCGTMDCWVIWRLTGGAVHATDATNASRTLLFDIAAQDWSAEMLDLFKVPAPLLPRVLDCVDDYGETSTELLGRPVPIRGVAGDQQAALMGQGCVAPGQMKATYGTGCFMLINTGEARPISRSRLLTTVAARVGGKTTYALEGSIFVAGAAIQWLGEGLGVTGGPRAAEALARAAKADHGVVVVPAFTGLGAPWWDAKARGGIFGLTRDAGLPEIAAATFDACALQSRDLIEAMRADAPSAFGEAAQLRIDGGMSKSVWFSQRLADLTGMSVRRASYQETTALGAALFAGVGAGLYASVEEAAEASPAAETLSPSIKDHEREAAYARWLDAVPRVRL; this is encoded by the coding sequence GTGACTCAAGACCTGATCCTGGCCCTGGACCAGGGCACGACCAGCACCCGGGCCATCCTGTTCGACCGCGCGGGCCAATCCCTGGGTGAGGCCTCGCGTCCGCTGCGCCAGAGCTATCCGCACGACGGCTGGGTCGAGCATGACGCCGAGGAGATCTACGCCGCCTGCGTGGCGGTGCTGCGTGAGGTGGCCGAAACCTCGGGCAGGGCGGACGCCATCGCCGCCATCGGCATCACCAACCAGCGCGAGACGGTGGTGGTCTGGGACCGCGCCACGGGCCGTCCGATCCATCCGGCCGTCGTCTGGCAGGACCGCCGCACGGCCGAGGTCTGCGCCACGCTGAAGACGGCGGGCCACGAGCCGCGCGTCACCGAGGTCACGGGCCTGCTGCTGGATCCCTACTTTTCGGCCACCAAGATCGCCTGGATCCTCGACAGGGTTCCCGGCGCGCGGGCTCGGGCCGAGGCGGGCGGCTTGCTGTGCGGCACCATGGACTGCTGGGTGATCTGGCGGCTGACGGGCGGGGCGGTGCACGCCACCGACGCCACCAACGCCTCGCGCACCCTGTTGTTCGACATCGCCGCCCAGGACTGGTCGGCCGAGATGCTGGACCTGTTCAAGGTCCCCGCGCCGCTGCTTCCCAGGGTGCTGGACTGTGTCGACGACTATGGAGAGACGAGCACCGAGTTGCTGGGGCGCCCCGTTCCGATCCGCGGCGTGGCCGGCGACCAGCAGGCGGCGCTTATGGGGCAGGGCTGCGTCGCGCCAGGCCAGATGAAGGCCACCTACGGCACCGGCTGCTTCATGCTGATCAACACGGGCGAGGCGCGTCCGATCTCGCGCTCGCGCCTGCTGACCACCGTGGCGGCGCGGGTCGGCGGCAAGACGACCTACGCCCTGGAAGGCTCGATCTTCGTGGCCGGGGCGGCGATCCAGTGGCTGGGCGAGGGGCTGGGCGTCACGGGCGGCCCGCGCGCGGCCGAGGCGCTGGCCCGGGCGGCCAAGGCCGACCACGGCGTCGTGGTGGTGCCGGCCTTCACCGGCCTGGGCGCGCCCTGGTGGGACGCCAAGGCGCGGGGCGGCATCTTCGGCCTGACCCGCGACGCCGGCTTGCCGGAGATCGCCGCAGCGACCTTCGACGCGTGCGCCTTGCAGAGCCGCGACCTGATCGAAGCCATGCGCGCCGACGCGCCCTCGGCTTTCGGGGAAGCCGCGCAGCTACGCATCGACGGCGGCATGTCCAAGAGCGTCTGGTTCTCGCAGCGACTGGCCGACCTGACCGGAATGTCGGTGCGCCGCGCCAGCTACCAGGAGACCACGGCCCTGGGCGCGGCGTTGTTCGCCGGGGTGGGCGCGGGGCTCTATGCCTCGGTCGAGGAAGCGGCCGAGGCCAGTCCCGCCGCCGAAACCCTGTCGCCGTCGATCAAGGACCACGAGCGCGAGGCCGCCTACGCGCGTTGGCTGGATGCGGTGCCGCGTGTGCGACTTTAG
- a CDS encoding SMP-30/gluconolactonase/LRE family protein, protein MTTRRAVLGAGAALIAGGQALAASPAYPKIGKIRRLSPALDAILDAHAPIEQIADGITWAEGPAWHWESKSLLFSDVPGNVMYRWTPKTGKTEFLKPSGYDGPPTKIFREAGSNGAIITLAGDLVIADCGNRGLAKVDLATKKKTVLASVYKGKKFNSPNDLVEVRDGPLKGSLYFTDPPYGLDGGDASPAKELAFNGVYLLRPNGEVALVDDTLSFPNGVGLSPDGKRLYVSISDPKRPVIMAYDLGADGLPKSSKVFFDAAELLKAGGPGLPDGMKVDAKGNLFASGPGGIMILTPEAKLLGVIETGGPAANCAFGEDGKTLFLTSNHIVARVRTKTSGLAW, encoded by the coding sequence ATGACCACCCGTCGCGCCGTACTGGGCGCCGGAGCCGCCCTGATCGCTGGCGGACAGGCCCTGGCCGCTTCGCCGGCCTATCCGAAGATCGGCAAGATCCGCCGCCTCTCGCCGGCGCTGGACGCCATCCTCGACGCCCATGCGCCGATCGAGCAGATCGCCGATGGGATCACCTGGGCCGAGGGGCCGGCCTGGCACTGGGAAAGCAAGTCCCTGCTGTTCTCGGATGTGCCCGGCAACGTCATGTACCGCTGGACGCCCAAGACCGGGAAGACCGAGTTCCTCAAGCCCTCGGGCTATGACGGCCCGCCGACCAAGATCTTCCGCGAGGCCGGCTCGAACGGCGCGATCATCACCCTGGCCGGGGACCTGGTCATCGCCGACTGCGGCAATCGCGGCCTGGCCAAGGTCGACCTGGCGACCAAGAAGAAGACGGTTCTGGCCAGCGTCTACAAGGGCAAGAAGTTCAACAGCCCCAACGACCTGGTCGAGGTCCGCGACGGGCCGCTGAAGGGCTCGCTCTACTTCACCGATCCGCCCTACGGCCTGGACGGCGGCGACGCCTCGCCGGCCAAGGAACTGGCGTTCAACGGCGTCTACCTGCTGCGTCCCAATGGCGAGGTGGCGCTGGTCGACGACACGCTGTCATTCCCCAACGGCGTGGGCCTGTCGCCGGATGGCAAGCGGCTCTACGTCTCGATCTCGGACCCCAAGCGGCCGGTGATCATGGCCTATGATCTTGGCGCGGACGGCCTGCCCAAGTCGTCAAAGGTGTTCTTCGACGCTGCGGAACTGCTGAAGGCCGGCGGGCCCGGGCTTCCCGACGGCATGAAGGTCGACGCCAAGGGCAACCTGTTCGCCAGCGGGCCGGGCGGGATCATGATCCTGACGCCGGAGGCCAAGCTGCTGGGCGTCATCGAGACCGGCGGGCCGGCCGCCAACTGCGCGTTCGGCGAGGACGGCAAGACGCTGTTCCTGACCTCCAATCACATCGTGGCGCGGGTGCGGACCAAGACGTCTGGCCTGGCCTGGTAG
- a CDS encoding Gfo/Idh/MocA family protein: protein MRVRRGRQDAVPDLQSHRGAGADQDVWPGLVGERSMDEISKRTFLAAGLAATLPLSAPSLEARAAEPGRKLGYAILGLGYYATKIIMPHFAECEHSKLVALVSGTPEKLKTFGEQYGIPESHRYSYETFDRIADNPDVDIVYVITPNSLHRVFTERAAKAGKHVMCEKPMATTSADAEAMIAACKKAGRKLMIGYRSRFQAHNIEAIKLSRDGAFGPVRTVTTDHGFTIGNPEQWRLKRALSGGGSLMDIGIYSLNAARYLTGEEPVAVNAMESTDHADIRFKEVEDIISFQLLFPSGAVANCFSTYSTNFNHYRVSGPKGWVELEPATSYQGQTMRAQLNGQTAPREPAAQPKNQFSAQLDHLSECILTDREPIVPGEEGLKDMRLIEAIYRAAREGRTVKV, encoded by the coding sequence CTGCGCGTTCGGCGAGGACGGCAAGACGCTGTTCCTGACCTCCAATCACATCGTGGCGCGGGTGCGGACCAAGACGTCTGGCCTGGCCTGGTAGGAGAGAGAAGCATGGACGAGATCAGCAAGCGGACATTCCTGGCGGCTGGTCTCGCCGCCACGCTGCCCCTGAGCGCCCCCTCTCTTGAGGCAAGGGCAGCAGAGCCCGGCCGCAAGCTGGGCTACGCGATCCTGGGCCTGGGCTACTACGCCACCAAGATCATCATGCCCCACTTCGCCGAGTGTGAGCACTCCAAGCTGGTGGCCCTGGTCAGCGGCACGCCCGAAAAGCTGAAGACGTTCGGCGAGCAGTACGGCATCCCGGAAAGCCACCGCTACAGCTACGAGACCTTCGACAGGATCGCCGACAATCCGGACGTCGACATCGTCTACGTCATCACGCCCAACAGCCTGCACCGGGTGTTCACCGAGCGGGCCGCAAAGGCCGGCAAGCACGTGATGTGCGAGAAGCCGATGGCGACCACCTCGGCCGACGCCGAGGCGATGATCGCCGCCTGCAAGAAGGCCGGCCGCAAGCTGATGATCGGCTATCGCAGCCGCTTCCAGGCCCACAATATCGAGGCGATCAAGCTTTCACGTGACGGGGCCTTCGGGCCGGTGCGGACGGTGACGACCGACCACGGCTTCACGATCGGTAACCCGGAGCAATGGCGGCTGAAGCGGGCGCTGTCCGGCGGCGGCAGCCTGATGGACATCGGCATCTACAGCCTGAACGCCGCCCGCTACCTGACCGGCGAGGAGCCCGTGGCCGTCAACGCCATGGAGTCCACCGACCACGCCGATATCCGCTTCAAGGAGGTGGAAGACATCATCAGCTTCCAGCTGCTGTTCCCCTCCGGCGCGGTGGCCAACTGCTTTTCCACCTACAGCACCAACTTCAACCACTACCGCGTCAGCGGACCCAAGGGCTGGGTCGAGCTGGAGCCGGCCACCAGCTATCAGGGCCAGACGATGCGGGCGCAACTGAACGGCCAGACCGCCCCGCGCGAGCCGGCAGCCCAGCCGAAGAACCAGTTCTCGGCCCAGCTGGACCACCTGTCCGAGTGCATCCTCACCGACCGCGAGCCGATCGTCCCCGGCGAGGAGGGCCTCAAGGACATGCGCCTGATCGAGGCCATCTACCGCGCGGCGCGCGAAGGGCGGACGGTGAAGGTTTAA
- a CDS encoding uracil-DNA glycosylase, which produces MSQTSNIVGEVVPNPAEPPRDCPLCPRLVAYRRENQALYPDWFNGPAPSFGDKDARLLVAGLAPGRKGANRTGRPFTGDYAGTLLYDTMIKFGFATGKFEARPDDSLRLVGAAVTNAVRCAPPGNKPETSEENNCRPFLTARLEMFPNLKAIVTLGDVSRRNVLKALGLKASAGVPGHGSEFQAGPYRIFNSYHCSRLNTNTGRLTTPMFEDLFARVKAYLDETA; this is translated from the coding sequence ATGAGCCAGACCTCCAACATCGTCGGCGAAGTCGTGCCCAACCCCGCCGAGCCGCCGCGCGACTGCCCGCTGTGCCCGCGCCTCGTGGCCTATCGCCGCGAGAACCAGGCGCTCTATCCGGACTGGTTCAACGGCCCCGCCCCCTCGTTCGGCGACAAGGACGCGCGCCTGCTGGTCGCGGGCCTGGCCCCTGGCCGCAAGGGCGCCAACCGCACGGGCCGGCCGTTCACCGGCGACTATGCCGGGACGCTGCTCTACGACACGATGATCAAGTTCGGCTTCGCCACCGGCAAGTTCGAGGCGCGGCCCGATGACTCGCTGCGGCTGGTCGGCGCGGCGGTGACCAACGCCGTCCGCTGCGCCCCGCCCGGCAACAAGCCCGAAACGTCCGAAGAGAACAACTGCCGCCCGTTCCTCACCGCGCGGCTGGAGATGTTCCCGAACCTGAAGGCCATCGTCACCCTGGGCGACGTCTCGCGGCGCAATGTGCTGAAGGCCCTGGGCCTCAAGGCCTCGGCGGGGGTTCCCGGCCACGGCTCGGAGTTCCAGGCTGGCCCCTATCGGATCTTCAACAGCTACCACTGCTCGCGCCTGAACACGAACACCGGCCGCCTGACCACGCCGATGTTCGAGGACCTGTTCGCGCGGGTTAAGGCCTATCTGGACGAAACCGCTTAA
- a CDS encoding NYN domain-containing protein has product MTFYPTDRLALFIDGANLYSAAKSLGFDIDYRKLLDEFKKRGVLIRAYYYTAIAENDDYSPIRPLVDWLDYNGFTLVTKPAREFTDSQGRKRWRGDMDIEIAVDMLQIAETADHLVLFSGDGDFRAVVEAVQRKGRRVTVVSTMKSQPPMTSDDLRRQADNFVDLADLGNIIGRPQRVQPRPAADTRTLAEREADDEY; this is encoded by the coding sequence GTGACCTTCTATCCGACCGACCGTCTGGCCCTGTTCATCGACGGCGCCAATCTCTATTCCGCCGCCAAGTCCCTGGGCTTCGACATCGACTACCGCAAGCTGCTCGACGAGTTCAAAAAGCGCGGCGTCCTGATCCGGGCCTACTACTATACCGCGATCGCTGAAAACGACGATTATTCGCCGATCCGCCCCCTCGTGGACTGGCTGGACTACAACGGCTTCACCCTGGTGACCAAGCCCGCCCGCGAGTTCACCGACAGCCAGGGCCGCAAGCGCTGGCGCGGCGACATGGACATCGAGATCGCCGTCGACATGCTGCAGATCGCCGAGACCGCCGACCACCTGGTGTTGTTCTCCGGCGACGGGGACTTCCGCGCCGTGGTCGAGGCCGTCCAGCGCAAGGGCCGCCGCGTCACCGTGGTCTCGACCATGAAGAGCCAGCCGCCGATGACCAGCGACGATCTGCGCCGTCAGGCCGACAACTTCGTCGACCTCGCCGATCTCGGGAACATCATCGGCCGCCCGCAGCGCGTCCAGCCACGCCCGGCGGCAGACACCCGCACCCTGGCCGAACGTGAAGCCGACGACGAGTATTGA
- the folK gene encoding 2-amino-4-hydroxy-6-hydroxymethyldihydropteridine diphosphokinase: MIVALGSNLPGPYTSREALLEAALTALPDVGLTLTTRSTWWSSAAWPDPAGPEYLNGVALVTTDLSPVETLAALHTIEARFGRARGEANAPRTLDLDLIAHGRTVLDGDLVLPHPRAHDRLFVMGPLAELASAWVHPVNGEPAFRLAANASVGRDARSIAKV; the protein is encoded by the coding sequence GTGATCGTGGCGCTCGGCAGCAATCTGCCCGGACCCTATACGAGTCGCGAGGCGCTGTTGGAAGCTGCCCTGACGGCTCTGCCGGACGTGGGACTGACTCTGACGACCCGCTCGACCTGGTGGAGCTCGGCGGCGTGGCCCGACCCCGCCGGTCCCGAATATCTGAACGGCGTGGCCCTCGTGACCACCGACCTGTCGCCCGTCGAGACCCTGGCGGCGCTTCACACGATCGAGGCGCGCTTCGGAAGGGCGAGGGGCGAGGCCAACGCGCCGCGCACCCTGGATCTTGATCTCATCGCCCATGGCCGGACGGTGCTGGATGGCGACCTGGTCTTGCCGCACCCGCGCGCCCACGATCGGTTGTTCGTGATGGGGCCGCTGGCCGAGCTGGCCTCGGCCTGGGTCCACCCCGTCAACGGCGAGCCGGCCTTCCGGCTGGCGGCAAACGCCAGCGTCGGTCGCGACGCGCGCTCCATTGCCAAGGTTTAA
- a CDS encoding M13 family metallopeptidase produces MTLTRSLLACAAACALLTAAPAAFAQAQMAARSGVDLTSIEKSIKPGDDFWTYANDRWVKAHPIPADRSSYGITAVMVDEANKRTVDLIQDAAKGGAGDGKKVGDYYASYMDEAGIETKGLTPLKADLARIAAIKDKTQLAKVLGGNIRADVDALNATDFYTDNVLGLWVSPSFDDTSKYAPFLLQGGLGMPDREYYVSDKASMVEARAKYLAHVEKILTLGGVANAAAKAKAIVALETQLAQASGTRADSADVQKANNSWTPADFAAKAPGLDWTAFFAAAKLSSQPRFIVWHPTMVTGLGKAVAGVSLETWKDYLTFHLMDHYSNVLPKAFVDERFAFYGQGLQGTPQLSPRWKRAVGSTNAVLGEAVGKLYADKYFSAQAKAEVTAMVDNMKVAFEKRIDGLDWMDPATKAEARRKVAVLKVGVGYPDAWRDYSAYAVVRGDAYGNLQRAEAFDYATDLAKLGQPVDRGEWVMTPQTVNAVNLPMLNALNFPAAILAPPNFDLANDAAANYGATGATIGHEISHSFDDQGAQFDSQGRLRNWWTPADFDHFQKAGAALADQFDTYKPFPDLAVNGKQTLSENIADVAGLGAALDAYHASLGGKPAPVIDGMTGDQRFFLAFAQSWLGYDRPAALRQQLITDGHAPDQYRASTVRNLDDWYAAFGVKPGDALYLPPEKRVKVW; encoded by the coding sequence ATGACCCTGACCCGTTCGCTGCTCGCCTGCGCCGCCGCGTGCGCGCTGCTGACCGCCGCGCCCGCCGCCTTCGCCCAGGCCCAAATGGCGGCCAGGAGCGGCGTCGACCTGACCTCGATCGAGAAATCCATCAAGCCGGGCGACGACTTCTGGACCTACGCCAACGACAGGTGGGTCAAGGCCCACCCGATCCCGGCCGACCGCAGCAGCTACGGCATCACCGCGGTGATGGTCGATGAGGCCAACAAGCGCACGGTCGACCTGATCCAGGACGCCGCCAAGGGCGGGGCCGGCGACGGCAAGAAGGTCGGCGACTACTACGCCAGCTACATGGACGAGGCCGGCATCGAGACCAAGGGCCTGACGCCGCTGAAGGCCGACCTGGCCCGCATCGCCGCCATCAAGGACAAGACGCAGCTGGCCAAGGTGCTGGGCGGCAATATCCGCGCCGACGTCGACGCCCTGAACGCCACCGACTTCTATACCGACAACGTGCTGGGGCTGTGGGTCTCGCCGTCGTTCGACGACACCAGCAAGTACGCGCCGTTCCTGTTGCAGGGCGGCCTCGGTATGCCCGACCGCGAATACTACGTCTCCGACAAGGCCTCGATGGTCGAGGCGCGCGCCAAGTACCTGGCCCATGTCGAGAAGATCCTGACCCTGGGCGGCGTCGCCAACGCGGCGGCCAAGGCCAAGGCGATCGTGGCGCTGGAGACCCAGCTGGCCCAGGCCTCGGGCACGCGCGCCGACAGCGCCGACGTCCAGAAGGCCAACAACAGCTGGACCCCGGCCGACTTCGCGGCCAAGGCCCCTGGCCTGGACTGGACGGCCTTCTTCGCCGCCGCCAAGCTGTCGAGCCAGCCGCGCTTCATCGTCTGGCATCCGACCATGGTCACGGGCCTGGGGAAGGCCGTCGCCGGCGTCTCGCTGGAGACCTGGAAGGACTACCTCACCTTCCACCTGATGGACCACTACAGCAACGTCCTGCCCAAGGCCTTCGTCGACGAGCGCTTCGCTTTCTACGGCCAGGGCCTGCAGGGCACGCCGCAGCTGTCGCCGCGCTGGAAGCGGGCCGTCGGCTCGACCAACGCCGTGCTCGGCGAGGCGGTCGGCAAGCTCTATGCCGACAAGTACTTCTCGGCCCAGGCGAAAGCCGAAGTGACGGCCATGGTCGACAACATGAAGGTCGCCTTCGAGAAGCGCATCGACGGGCTGGACTGGATGGACCCGGCGACCAAGGCCGAGGCCCGCAGGAAGGTGGCGGTGCTGAAGGTCGGCGTCGGCTATCCGGATGCGTGGCGCGACTATTCCGCCTATGCGGTGGTGCGCGGCGACGCCTATGGCAACCTGCAGCGGGCGGAAGCCTTCGACTACGCCACCGACCTCGCCAAGCTGGGCCAGCCGGTCGATCGCGGCGAGTGGGTGATGACGCCGCAGACGGTCAACGCCGTGAACCTGCCGATGCTGAACGCCCTGAACTTCCCGGCCGCCATCCTGGCCCCGCCGAACTTCGACCTGGCCAATGACGCCGCCGCCAACTACGGCGCGACCGGGGCCACGATCGGCCACGAGATCAGCCACAGCTTCGACGACCAGGGCGCGCAGTTCGACAGCCAGGGGCGCCTGCGCAACTGGTGGACGCCGGCCGACTTCGACCACTTCCAGAAGGCCGGCGCGGCGCTTGCCGACCAGTTCGATACGTACAAGCCGTTCCCCGACCTGGCGGTGAACGGCAAGCAGACTCTGAGCGAGAATATCGCCGACGTCGCCGGCCTGGGCGCGGCGCTGGACGCCTATCACGCCTCGCTGGGCGGCAAGCCCGCGCCGGTGATCGACGGCATGACCGGCGACCAGCGCTTCTTCCTGGCCTTCGCCCAGAGCTGGCTCGGCTACGACCGTCCGGCGGCGCTTCGCCAGCAACTGATCACCGACGGCCACGCCCCGGACCAGTACCGCGCCTCGACGGTGCGCAACCTGGATGACTGGTACGCCGCGTTCGGCGTCAAGCCGGGCGACGCCCTCTACCTGCCGCCGGAAAAGCGCGTGAAGGTCTGGTAG
- the rpoZ gene encoding DNA-directed RNA polymerase subunit omega codes for MARVTVEDCVEKVPNRFSLVLLSAHRARAISAGAALMVDRDNDKNPVVALREIADDVIDHEGLKEHLISTLQRVDEHTEAEEEAETLALLADPSHMQMSELELVRALQSDRDGGQEERY; via the coding sequence ATGGCCCGCGTCACCGTCGAAGATTGCGTCGAGAAGGTTCCGAACCGCTTCTCGCTGGTTCTGCTCTCCGCGCACCGCGCCCGCGCCATCTCGGCCGGCGCCGCCCTGATGGTCGACCGTGACAACGACAAGAACCCGGTCGTCGCCCTGCGCGAGATCGCGGACGATGTCATCGACCACGAAGGCCTGAAGGAACACCTCATCAGCACGCTGCAACGCGTCGATGAGCACACCGAAGCCGAGGAAGAGGCCGAGACCCTGGCCCTGCTGGCCGATCCGAGCCACATGCAGATGAGCGAACTGGAACTGGTTCGCGCCCTGCAGAGCGACCGCGACGGCGGTCAGGAGGAGCGGTACTGA
- a CDS encoding bifunctional (p)ppGpp synthetase/guanosine-3',5'-bis(diphosphate) 3'-pyrophosphohydrolase, translated as MAPAAATTTEAPKPRPKFLRQYELIERVHAYDPTADEALLNRAYVYAMRMHGSQTRASGDPYYAHPIEVAGILTEYRLDTATIVTALLHDVIEDTPVTKEEIAKLFGDEIAELVEGVTKLSKLELQAEHMRQAENLRKFILAISKDVRVLLVKLADRLHNMRTLHFIKNQAKRERIARETRDIYAPLARNIGCHRICIELEELSFQHTNPVARDAILRRLDTLREEQGGAVALVSQEIAARLESSTLPARVFGREKSPYSIWRKLQRKSIGFSQMSDIYAFRVIVDSEEDCYRALGVVHRAWSSVPDRFKDYISTPKRNNYRSLHTTVVGPRGMRIEMQIRTESMDRVNEEGVAAHFRYKDASYGLDLEGMEAAGGRDPLANLRQLVQVLEHGGDSEELVEHAKLEMFLDQVFVFTPKGKLVSLPRGAMPLDFAYAVHTSVGDTCIGVKINGELKPLRTPLVNGDVVEVVRGSKPVVPPDWRSLTVTGRARSAIRRHIRQTEKEEFLRLGRASLEQVFERAGKKLKDVSLRPILERFALENDETLFDAVGRGRVSPSQVLETAYPGMKDSEREAATARRKIEGGRDATLYVGGGGLTPGVSLHFAHCCSPVPGDRIVGILREDGEGLDVHTIDCPRLAEYEDREELWRDLNWTPEAERSTISLTRLHATIQNAPGVLGLVCTIIGEAGGNIVNLRMHHRQSDFFDTDIDVEVRDAKHLTNIQAALRACPSVETVDRTRG; from the coding sequence GTGGCTCCCGCCGCAGCGACGACGACCGAGGCCCCGAAGCCTCGCCCAAAATTCCTTCGCCAATATGAGCTGATCGAGCGGGTCCACGCCTACGACCCGACGGCCGACGAGGCCCTGCTCAATCGCGCCTATGTCTACGCCATGCGCATGCACGGCTCGCAGACCCGGGCCAGCGGCGACCCCTACTATGCCCACCCGATCGAGGTGGCCGGCATCCTGACCGAGTACCGGCTGGACACCGCGACCATCGTCACGGCCTTGCTGCACGACGTGATCGAGGACACCCCGGTCACCAAGGAAGAGATCGCCAAGCTGTTCGGCGACGAGATCGCCGAGCTGGTCGAGGGCGTCACCAAGCTCAGCAAGCTCGAGCTGCAGGCCGAGCACATGCGCCAGGCCGAGAACCTGCGCAAATTCATCCTGGCCATCTCCAAGGACGTGCGCGTCCTGCTGGTCAAGCTGGCCGACCGTCTGCACAACATGCGGACGCTGCACTTCATCAAGAACCAGGCGAAACGCGAGCGGATCGCCCGCGAGACGCGCGACATCTACGCGCCGCTGGCCCGCAACATCGGCTGTCACCGCATCTGTATCGAGCTGGAGGAACTCAGCTTCCAGCACACCAACCCGGTCGCCCGCGACGCCATCCTGCGCCGGCTGGACACCCTACGCGAAGAGCAGGGTGGGGCGGTCGCCCTGGTCAGCCAGGAAATCGCCGCGCGCCTGGAGTCCTCGACCCTGCCGGCCCGCGTCTTCGGGCGTGAGAAGTCGCCCTATTCGATCTGGCGCAAGCTGCAGCGCAAGTCGATCGGCTTCTCGCAGATGTCGGACATCTATGCGTTCCGCGTGATCGTCGACAGCGAGGAAGACTGCTACCGCGCCCTGGGCGTGGTGCACCGGGCCTGGTCCAGCGTGCCCGACCGCTTCAAGGACTACATCTCGACGCCGAAGCGGAACAACTACCGCTCGCTGCACACCACGGTCGTGGGTCCGCGCGGCATGCGCATCGAGATGCAGATCCGCACCGAGAGCATGGACCGCGTCAACGAAGAGGGCGTCGCCGCCCACTTCCGCTACAAGGACGCCTCGTACGGCCTCGACCTTGAAGGCATGGAGGCCGCCGGCGGCCGCGATCCGCTGGCCAACCTGCGCCAGCTGGTCCAGGTGCTGGAGCATGGCGGCGACAGCGAAGAACTGGTCGAGCACGCGAAGCTCGAGATGTTCCTCGACCAGGTGTTCGTCTTCACCCCCAAGGGCAAGCTGGTCAGCCTGCCGCGGGGCGCGATGCCGCTGGACTTCGCCTATGCCGTTCACACCAGCGTCGGCGACACCTGCATCGGCGTGAAGATCAATGGCGAGCTGAAGCCGCTGCGCACGCCGCTCGTGAACGGCGACGTGGTCGAGGTGGTGCGGGGCTCCAAGCCCGTGGTGCCGCCGGACTGGCGGTCGCTGACGGTGACGGGCCGGGCGCGCTCGGCCATCCGCCGTCACATCCGCCAGACCGAGAAGGAAGAGTTCCTGCGCTTGGGCCGCGCCTCGCTGGAGCAGGTCTTCGAGCGCGCCGGCAAGAAGCTGAAGGATGTTTCGCTGCGGCCGATCCTGGAGCGCTTCGCCCTGGAGAACGACGAGACGCTGTTCGACGCCGTCGGACGTGGCCGCGTCTCGCCCAGCCAGGTGCTGGAAACCGCCTATCCGGGCATGAAGGATTCCGAACGCGAGGCCGCCACGGCCCGCCGCAAGATCGAAGGCGGACGCGACGCGACGCTCTATGTGGGCGGCGGCGGCCTGACCCCCGGCGTCTCGCTGCACTTCGCTCACTGCTGCAGCCCGGTGCCGGGCGACCGCATCGTCGGCATCCTGCGCGAGGATGGTGAGGGCCTGGACGTCCACACCATCGACTGTCCGCGTTTGGCCGAATACGAGGACCGCGAGGAACTCTGGCGCGACCTGAACTGGACGCCCGAGGCCGAGCGCTCGACCATCTCGCTGACCCGCCTGCACGCCACCATCCAGAACGCGCCCGGTGTGCTGGGCCTGGTCTGCACGATCATCGGTGAGGCCGGCGGCAACATCGTCAATCTGCGCATGCACCACCGGCAGAGCGACTTCTTCGACACCGACATTGATGTCGAGGTCCGCGACGCCAAGCACCTGACCAACATCCAGGCCGCCTTGCGGGCGTGTCCGTCGGTCGAGACCGTGGACCGGACCCGGGGCTAG
- a CDS encoding NUDIX domain-containing protein — MTEEVQRPRVGCGAAILDDQGRLLLVKRVKNPEADHWGVPGGKLDWGEAARTCAEREIHEELGVTIKAGRVLAVTDMVAPDYHWVAITYAVESFAGEPAIQEAHALHEWGWFPLDALPSPLTAATRDAVAAL, encoded by the coding sequence ATGACCGAAGAAGTTCAACGTCCTCGCGTCGGCTGCGGCGCGGCCATCCTCGACGATCAAGGCCGGCTGCTGCTGGTCAAGCGGGTCAAGAACCCCGAGGCCGACCACTGGGGCGTGCCCGGCGGCAAGCTGGACTGGGGCGAGGCCGCCAGGACCTGCGCCGAGCGCGAGATCCACGAGGAACTGGGCGTCACCATCAAGGCCGGCCGCGTCCTGGCCGTCACCGACATGGTCGCGCCCGACTATCACTGGGTGGCCATCACCTATGCGGTCGAAAGCTTCGCGGGCGAGCCGGCGATCCAGGAAGCCCACGCCCTCCACGAATGGGGCTGGTTCCCGCTGGACGCCCTGCCCTCGCCGCTGACGGCCGCGACGCGCGACGCGGTGGCGGCGCTCTAG